The genomic segment CAGCCGTTGATATGGATGCTGCTCACCGTGGCGGTCATGCCAGCGCCTTGCATCCGGCGCACCACCTCTTCGATGGCGTCTTGTGGCAGTTGCGTGAATTCGCTGTGGTCGATGGCGATGTCGGTTTCACGCCCGCCGCTGTCTTGGGAGCGCACAGCGCCCTGCACATTTTTTTCGATGTGCGCGAGCACCGCTTGCATGCGGGTGAAGTTGGCTTGGCGTGTCGGCGCATCTTGCTGGTACAGCTTGCGCAGGCCCCGTGTGGCCGAATGTTGCAGCCCCACGGCCCCGTTTTCGGCCACGATGGCATCCACCGGCCAGCTTGACGCAAAGGCTTCGCTCCAACCCACCGGTCGTCCGGTGATTGGCACCACATGCAGACCCGCCGCTTTCAGATTGGCGAGGGCTTGCAAGGCGTCTGGGGTGATCGCCCCTTCGGTGGTCAGCGTGTCGTCGATGTCGGTGAAGACGCCGAGGATGTCTTGCGGAACCTGCCAACTGGAAAGGGGGCGCATGGTTGTAAATCTTGTCGATTCAATGGGGATCTGACCCCAATGCAGCGATCAGCCCGCGCTGCCCAGGGCCAGACCTGCGTGCTCGCGCAGCGGGTGGAAGTGGATTTTGGGGAAGCGCTCTTGCGCCAGGCGCACGTCGTAGGGGCTGGTGCACAGGTACGCCAGCGTGCCTGCCGCATCGAGCGACATGCGCTGCGGGTAGGCGTTGGTGAACTCGCGCAACTCGGCCGGGGTGTCGGCGGTGATCCAGCGCGCACCGGTGTACTG from the Limnohabitans sp. 2KL-27 genome contains:
- a CDS encoding HAD-IIB family hydrolase, which gives rise to MRPLSSWQVPQDILGVFTDIDDTLTTEGAITPDALQALANLKAAGLHVVPITGRPVGWSEAFASSWPVDAIVAENGAVGLQHSATRGLRKLYQQDAPTRQANFTRMQAVLAHIEKNVQGAVRSQDSGGRETDIAIDHSEFTQLPQDAIEEVVRRMQGAGMTATVSSIHINGWFGTHSKLSGARWIVRELWGRDLDAEIERWVYVGDSTNDQVMFEHFAHSVGVANIRRFEAQLTHPPRFITPSERGAGFAELASQLLTRLR